agacagcaagGCCCGCGAAAGGCCTCGAACAACACGACAGCAAACTGAAACGACGCAGCAACCATCCGGGGAGCGAGAGCGTGGCACATGTACCCTAGTCGCTCCCCTAGGCGCCCTCTCAGGCTTACAGAGAGATCCGTCGCGCGTCACGAAAGCCGCATGTGTCGTTCCAACGCTCATTTTCACGACGCGATCTGCGAGGCCTGTCCACTGAAGAACTGCGTTCCTCGCACGGCTCAGCCACAAACTTCCACGCGAtttctccgcgccttcgtcgagcttctcgccggccgcctccgcgccgctgtcgggcGGAAGAcctcgcaggcgaaggaaggggacggaggcggagacagtccCCTCGGCATCGACCTCGACGGAGACGTCATCGCCGTGTTGCACGACTTCCGGCGCCTcagagaggcgccggaagAGCTCGGCGAGGTCGGCGAGGATGAACACGCGGCCAGATGTGGAGAGCAAAAAAATTTCTGCGGCTGAGCActgcgcgtcggcgacgaggaagggcaGCTTGAGGTAAACGGGCGAGATGAAATCTGACAAgcacagacgcgcgcagcctgcaggcgcagcgaaaATAAGACGAAACAGCGACAGAAAAACGAACGAGACAAGGGCTTACGGGCGTCGAAGGCGAAAGGAACCCGCGAACGGAGAACACACAATCAGAGATACGACGTGCAGAGCGAGTCACCAGGTCGGGGACCCGTTCACCTGACAAAGGCACAAGTGTGCGGCTCGTAAAAACAGGAGAAAATGGAAAACACACGAAGAGACacgggcgagaaggcgaaagcAGCCCAGCGACAGCTGAATAGGCGCTCTCGAGGTCTTCAactcttctcgccgtcttctttcctctccctgctTGAGACGCGACACTGCGCGCGAGTGTGCGCTACAGGCGCTGTGAGGACGAAGCGTTGCTGCGCGGCACTCCTAAACTCCCGAAACTCCCGGACACGCAGGCTTGCTTTgacgcggctctctgcgcgcaaGTCGCAGCTGTGAGGCGCGCAGAACCCGTCCACACGCTTACGCAGCTCGGAGTTCGTTCTCTGCTCCTCCGTTCCGCCGGTCTCCTCCTCGGGAGAGAAGGAGCCCCAGATGACGACTTCGTTTTGCTCGTTGAGCGCGACACCGAAAGCTGGCCCGAAAGAAAGATGCCGCCACGGAGCGCGCGTTGCCGCTTGCTCtgcgaagcgagaaaaaaatgGATTCGGCGCCAAGAGAGACTCCGCGACACGCGACACTCAGCCACGGACGAGACAGGCCAGAGGGGCGGGAGGGctgacgccgcggagcgaagagagacgctGAGACTGGAGGCAGCCCGCGGGCGGTGAGGGATTACGGCTTAAAGCTGCGAATCGCAGACTCAGCAGCTCCCCTCTCTGGCTTGACGTTTcaaaagaagaaagcagacACACAGCGAAACGCGAGCCCACACGCATCTGAAgcgtcgcgcgagaaaaggagggaggaggaggggggcgcGGGGATGGCCGCTTTCGCGTAGCTCCGCATTTGCCACATTTCAGCAACCTCGAACCGCCTCTCTTGCGAAAAAACTCTTACCTCCGAACCAGCTAATCTCCGTCGGCGCGAGGaagtcgctcgccgcgccgccagggaTCGCCGCCTTGTCGCCCCAGAAGAGAatctgctgccgcgggcctttcttcttcgcgccttctccgcttttCTTGGCTGCACTcgagggcgctgccgcacacgccgccgcaggcccgcgagcCGACGCGAAGGCTGAGCGCGCGACTGGCGCCACCGCGAGCGTTGCAGATGACaacgaggccggcggagacgcacgcggttccgcctgctgcagccgcaagggcgcgtcgctggaggcgctctccgcgcagcggaggagacgacgagacggagggagaagaagcgaagatttagaggcgcggagaggacgctCGGAGGACGACGGGCGAGACTGCGAAACTGCGaggagcgcgacggccgcggcgacgcctgagCAAGTTTCAAAAATCGACAAAAAAACAGAACACAATCGAAAAAAAAATCAAGTCTTCGCGTACGCGCGAGCTGCGTACGCGCAGGGCCACTAGGGCGGTGACGCAGAGCGCAACTAAAAAGAATGCGCAGCGTCGGCGCCAAAGGCTCTTCGGGTCAGCTCCTGACTGCTTCTCGAAGTATCTCAGAAAGTCAGAATCGCAAACACATGCCTGTGCCTCGTCTCAACCCTAGTCTCTCGAACGCAAAAACGCAGGCCGCACGGACCCGAGTAACGGCTGAAGAGAGCAAGGAAAACAAACCGAGAGACTCTCGCCGCTGTGGCAATCGAGGTGCGCGACTCCTCGCGCGTACCGGATGCAGGCAGGCCGGGCGCCTTGAACCAGAagcgccgctctccttcgcttcctcgacTTCGTCCGCTGTCTCTGAAGGTCGCGAGAAGGGAGCGCAAAAAcccttccgccttcttctcgtgCGAGGCGAGTGAaaagctcgccgcgcccttcaTCTTTTTAGACGGTTTTTGGCTCTGTGATGATTCGCTATGTCCCGCCTGGCTggcctcgcggctgtctTGTCTTTCCTCTCACTTTTGCTTGTCTGGTTCGCCTTCCCGCCCTTTCTGCGGacgccggctgcagcgccgtcgtGTTTAGCCGTTGAGCTGTCTCCTGTGCTGAAAAAGGATGCCGCTCTCTTGCTTTGCCCCGAGAGAAggtctttctctcgctgttgaGATGGGCGAACACAGGAGTCCATATATTGCGTCTAGAACATGACCCACTGGGAATAATTTTAATGTAGAGACacctgcagaggagagacaggatggcagcagcggaaggcggcgagtcGAGCCccgacagagagaagagcctGAGAAGGCGGGAACCAGACGATAGGAGAAGAATGGAAAAACCGACAGAACAAAGAGAGGCAGGGAGAGCAGAACGCAGCCAcccgcagcgagagagacaagacgaagaaaaaggcCTACACCGACCGCGTCGAGGCCCGCTGCACCGGCGTCCCAGGAGCCCAACCCACGCGGGAGTCGCGCCGACAAGAGACAGCGAACCGAGACCACAtgaaggaaaaggaaacaaagaggagaaagagaggcgaagTCATCAGCACTAAAGCGAGAAATAACAACacacgccgcggcaggcccTCGTATGCGTTtccgtgcgcatgcagcacgaCATCGATTTTCGAGCGCATGCAACCCCAACGAAAACGACGAACCTTTTCCAGGACTCtttccgcctccttctcctccgttCTTCTTTTCAGTTCTCCTTCTGTCGCCCTTCCTTCGCCGAGGACGGCCGGGGGGCCCCTCTCTCCTTTTCGCTCTTCTAGTTCGCGCGGGACTGGACCGTACACACGCGCATGAGTAGTCTTCAGAAGGCACGAATGTGCATCGCTGCGCTACCTTCTGTTCTTCTTGCCTGAGCTctttcgtctttttcgtTGATCTCTTGCCCAAAAATTCGCGGCTTTTTTGTTTGCTTCTTCCGTCGCGCTTCACCCTACGATCTCTGCACTTCCCCTCTCGCTGGGCTGCCGagttcttctgcttctgcccTTCCAAGCCGCtatcttcttctcgtctgtTGCCTTTCGTTTCACCGGAtttccgctcgccttcctgctcCTTGTCTCCCTGGCTCTTCGCCTTTTGTTCCTTCTAGGGGTCGGCAAgtagagagagaggcaactGTCCCCGCGACTCAGTCTCTCAGAAACGACCGgtctcgtcttctttctgcCTCTGTCCTCTGAGGCTTCATCTCACTCTCTCGTTTGCCTCCTCTTATCCATATGTCCGTTCGTTTCTCCAGTTGCTACCGGATGTTCGCtgtcgagccgcgcgcggtgcGTCGGCGCGATCTTTGATCCCTCGCGAGAAACCTGCTCTTCCGGCCACTCGCTCGTGGCCTGAACCCGACCTTCCTTCGATCTCCTGTTCCAGGATTTTTTCatttctcgcgcgtcgtctgtaCTCTGCCTTCCTCATGATGTGGTGTCGGAGGCTAGCGCTTCCTAGGAAGGgtgtcgcgcggcgtccgccttcctcactcgcgtctgcgtccgcgtcgttgtcttcttcgcgttcttctctcccgttgccgctctctctctctcgctctgcctgtctccaggctctcgcgcagatcccaggaggcgcggagactcgcctttggctcgcctcgcgcgccttctcctctgccgcccgAGAGGCAAagaaggcctccgcggcagcgcccgaCGGTGCCGAtgaagctgcagctgcgctgtTCGATTCCGCCTTCTCAGAGTCCGCTTCGCCCAGCTCTTCAGCCGGCGGATGGACTCTAGATACAGGCGAGATCGTGCCtgaggccttcgcctccgcgaagcgcgtgcgcgacttcccgctgctctctctgtctctgctacTCACACGGCTCcacgagaagcagcaggaCATGATTCTCGCCTGGCAGGCTgagggcggagagagccGCAGTCTGGCAGCAAATAAGGGGCGCGACGGTCcgttcggcggcgcggcgtcgctctttGAGCAAGAGATCGCGCGCCAGGAGGAGATTCAGCGAAAAATGAAAGTTCTGCAAaccttctcctctctggccGACAAAGACGGCGCGCGCATCGCCGACAACAGCCGCATCCCGTCCCTGCCTCACGGCGACGCAGTCAACCTGCTCCTgtggctcgccgcggaggctgagACATTGGCCAGCTCCGGTGTAAGTACACCGCCGCAGGGGACAGAAGCGgcaggtgtatgtacacctcaggagccgagcgccgcggagactacggaggcggaggcgaccgaAGAGGATAGCCTcgcggaaggagag
Above is a window of Besnoitia besnoiti strain Bb-Ger1 chromosome Unknown contig00007, whole genome shotgun sequence DNA encoding:
- a CDS encoding regulator of chromosome condensation (RCC1) repeat-containing protein (encoded by transcript BESB_071780), producing the protein MKGAASFSLASHEKKAEGFLRSLLATFRDSGRSRGSEGERRFWFKAPGLPASGVAAAVALLAVSQSRPSSSERPLRASKSSLLLPPSRRLLRCAESASSDAPLRLQQAEPRASPPASLSSATLAVAPVARSAFASARGPAAACAAAPSSAAKKSGEGAKKKGPRQQILFWGDKAAIPGGAASDFLAPTEISWFGEQAATRAPWRHLSFGPAFGVALNEQNEVVIWGSFSPEEETGGTEEQRTNSELRKHFISPVYLKLPFLVADAQCSAAEIFLLSTSGRVFILADLAELFRRLSEAPEVVQHGDDVSVEVDAEGTVSASVPFLRLRGLPPDSGAEAAGEKLDEGAEKSRGSLWLSRARNAVLQWTGLADRVVKMSVGTTHAAFVTRDGSLYCCGANLYGECGVEPRPLDEASLHVRMHRVDFSNADVDWGATKTSAPKIADVSCGLHHTLCLSKEGKVYAFGDDSKIQLGLGDTRSNQQGVAGTTWMERLKGNKVHIPRAVSYSYADRHLQHSPVAVLPPSGFPGVKQCTVTAVAAGDDFSLLLFQDNHQEFSDTRLKRNALLCCGETAFGQCGRTLQQQQQVLSPVVFPRSASAVHSPSSPAGRSSFALTSSRDLPGPSSIFCAEKVACGSAHCLALMSSGKLVGWGFNAHGQVGAGGRVKGAVSPPRTIAVDAQGSTGPSAGSESSQGDEVQEGKLAPPLARYLSDGDGTNNLEIRNVFCKFNSSAAIRAE